The following proteins are co-located in the Leuconostoc mesenteroides subsp. mesenteroides ATCC 8293 genome:
- a CDS encoding IS3 family transposase: MSGIWQTDITYIQLTNHRWAYLATVLDPEKRKVLGYKIGNTRTAELATSALQMALDNHQKPLIVHSDMGSQYTSAEFNTKGQNYGLKHSYSLKGHPYDNDCMEAFHSILKREEVYLKAYQTLTEVQAAIGWYINFYNRSRISNVA; encoded by the coding sequence TTGAGCGGTATTTGGCAAACAGATATCACTTATATTCAGTTGACTAATCACAGATGGGCCTATTTAGCAACCGTTTTGGATCCTGAGAAGAGAAAAGTATTAGGCTATAAAATTGGCAATACAAGGACAGCCGAACTAGCTACAAGTGCCTTACAGATGGCGTTAGATAATCATCAAAAGCCACTAATAGTTCATTCGGATATGGGGTCACAATACACGAGTGCTGAATTTAATACCAAGGGTCAAAATTATGGCTTGAAACATTCATATTCACTCAAAGGACATCCATACGATAATGACTGTATGGAAGCGTTTCATTCAATATTGAAGCGTGAAGAAGTTTATTTGAAGGCATACCAAACATTAACTGAGGTCCAAGCAGCTATTGGTTGGTATATCAATTTTTATAATCGCAGTCGTATCTCAAATGTCGCCTAA
- a CDS encoding recombinase family protein translates to MTVYGYARVSTAGQSLYEQKETLKNAGAEMIFSEKYSGTTTSRPQFKKLVNLIEPNDTLIVTKLDRFARNTREALNLIDDLLKQKIVIKVLNLGTIDNTPMGRMIVRTLLSVAEMERDMIIERTQAGKIFARQHNPNYKEGRPKRKKDSRNTAIFEYSQTHTIKSTAEAFNISVRTVQYIKKLFIQD, encoded by the coding sequence ATGACAGTTTATGGTTATGCACGGGTTTCAACAGCTGGACAATCTTTATATGAACAAAAAGAGACTTTGAAAAATGCCGGGGCTGAAATGATTTTCAGTGAAAAATATTCAGGTACAACTACATCACGACCACAGTTTAAAAAACTTGTCAATCTAATTGAACCTAATGACACATTGATCGTCACCAAGTTAGATCGCTTTGCTCGAAATACACGTGAAGCATTAAATTTAATTGATGATCTTCTGAAACAAAAAATTGTGATTAAAGTTCTAAACTTAGGAACAATTGACAATACCCCAATGGGTCGCATGATTGTAAGAACATTACTTTCGGTTGCGGAAATGGAACGCGACATGATTATCGAACGTACGCAGGCTGGTAAGATATTTGCAAGGCAACACAATCCCAACTATAAAGAAGGTAGACCCAAAAGAAAAAAAGATAGCCGAAACACAGCTATCTTTGAGTATTCTCAAACGCACACAATAAAATCTACAGCAGAAGCTTTCAATATTTCTGTTAGAACAGTACAATACATTAAAAAATTGTTTATTCAAGATTAG
- a CDS encoding transposase produces the protein MDYFYSVRYSQDVKDFLVKLHQEGRSLKSLAEGFGPSNDSMDIWVKQATPILIKGQSKTLKYVKELEKRLTILEEENEILSRIA, from the coding sequence ATGGACTATTTTTATTCAGTCCGTTATTCACAAGATGTCAAAGATTTCTTGGTTAAACTTCACCAAGAAGGCCGTTCACTTAAATCACTAGCAGAAGGATTCGGACCGTCGAACGATTCTATGGATATTTGGGTTAAACAAGCTACTCCAATCTTGATCAAGGGTCAGTCAAAGACTTTAAAATACGTCAAGGAACTAGAGAAGCGCCTCACTATTTTGGAGGAAGAAAACGAAATTTTATCACGCATAGCCTGA